Sequence from the Sulfuricurvum sp. IAE1 genome:
TCAAGGCGGCGCGGGAGATCACCGACGACGTCATCGTCGTCATCGCCCACCAAAAAGAGGCGGTGAAAGCGGCGATGGAACGCCATTTCGACGGGTTGAGCTTTGTCGTTCAGGATGCCGAAAACTTCCCCGGAACCGGGGGGGCGATGAAGGGGGTAAGCCCCAAATACGACGACGTCCTCGTCCTCAACGGAGATATGCCCCTCATCACCCGCGGCTCGATCGAACGCTTCCTCGCCAATCCCGCCGACATCGTCATGTCGGTCATCCCCCTTGACAATCCGGGCGGGTACGGACGCGTCGTGATCGAAGAAGGACAAGTCCTGCGGATCGTCGAAGAAAAAGACGCCACCGAAGCGCAAAAAGCGATCAATACCGTCAACGCCGGGGTATACGCGTTCAAACACCACGTACTCCAAAACTACATTCCCCGCCTCTCCAACGACAACGCCCAGGGGGAATACTACCTCACCGACGTCATCGAGATGGCACGGCGCGACGGCCTCTCGATCGCCCCGCTCTACGTCGCTGAAGAGGAGTTCAAAGGGGTCAATTCCAAAGCCGATCTCGCCCACGCCGAAGAGATCATGATGGATCGGATCCGCAAAACGTGGATGGATGCGGGGGTGATCATGCAGCTTCCGCAGACGGTCTACATCGAAGAAGGAGTCCGTTTCGTCGGTGAGTGCGTCGTCGAAAACGGCGTACGGGTGTGCGGTGAGAGCCTCATCGAGAATTCGCACCTCAAAGCCCACAGCGTCATCGAAGACTCGAGTGTGCGCGATTCCGACGTCGGGCCGCTCGCCCACCTGCGTCCGCAGAGCGTACTTGAAAACACCCACGTCGGCAACTTCGTCGAAGT
This genomic interval carries:
- the glmU gene encoding bifunctional UDP-N-acetylglucosamine diphosphorylase/glucosamine-1-phosphate N-acetyltransferase GlmU, yielding MSHSLSIVILAAGKGSRMKSPTAKVLHRICGREMLYYSIKAAREITDDVIVVIAHQKEAVKAAMERHFDGLSFVVQDAENFPGTGGAMKGVSPKYDDVLVLNGDMPLITRGSIERFLANPADIVMSVIPLDNPGGYGRVVIEEGQVLRIVEEKDATEAQKAINTVNAGVYAFKHHVLQNYIPRLSNDNAQGEYYLTDVIEMARRDGLSIAPLYVAEEEFKGVNSKADLAHAEEIMMDRIRKTWMDAGVIMQLPQTVYIEEGVRFVGECVVENGVRVCGESLIENSHLKAHSVIEDSSVRDSDVGPLAHLRPQSVLENTHVGNFVEVKKSHLRGVKAGHLSYLGDADIDEGTNIGAGTITCNYDGMKKYRTIIGKNVFVGSDTQLVAPVEISDNVMIAAGTTVTAGKYESGILLLSRTPVRKVAGFFAKFFGKGKEC